The Triticum aestivum cultivar Chinese Spring chromosome 3A, IWGSC CS RefSeq v2.1, whole genome shotgun sequence genome includes a region encoding these proteins:
- the LOC123059853 gene encoding protein FAM133 produces MDAKKFLQMVEDKKKRLLEKKEAPLKWQQKLEAAIKATEEKEKKLKSKKHRRRSYSSSESDSESESDSDRKHRKRKDRRRHRKHGHSDSDGARRRKHRSKRRSSDSSDESDSDEYDSESEEERRRKKHSHRRKHRRHSSRSESDASDYSSDDDERRSTRKDHTRSRRRRHRSSDDESEDKIRSRHRKRHRSSDEDKPSDSDNHKRHRSRSLSLDDGAAGEPDKMNDGKGSHKSRHPRRHHHHHHDHHANFAEPSDGKQLV; encoded by the coding sequence ATGGATGCCAAGAAGTTCCTGCAGATGGTCGAAGACAAGAAGAAGAGACTCCTCGAGAAGAAGGAAGCCCCACTGAAATGGCAGCAGAAACTGGAAGCGGCAATTAAGGCCACTGAAGAGAAGGAGAAGAAGCTCAAGTCAAAAAAGCACAGGAGGCGAAGCTATTCTTCCTCAGAATCTGACAGTGAATCCGAGAGCGACAGCGATCGGAAACACAGGAAGAGGAAGGACCGCAGAAGGCACAGGAAACATGGCCACTCTGACTCTGATGGTGCCAGGAGGCGCAAGCACAGGTCAAAGAGGAGGAGCTCAGACTCTAGCGATGAGAGCGACAGTGATGAATATGATAGCGAATCTGAAGAAGAGCGCCGAAGGAAGAAGCACTCGCACAGGAGGAAGCATCGCCGTCACTCTTCAAGGTCAGAGTCTGATGCTTCAGATtacagcagcgatgatgatgagcGAAGGTCAACCAGGAAGGACCACACTAGGAGCCGGAGGCGCCGCCACCGATCATCAGACGATGAATCCGAGGACAAGATCAGGTCAAGGCATAGGAAGCGCCACAGATCAAGTGACGAGGACAAGCCATCAGATTCTGACAACCATAAGCGCCACAGGAGCCGCTCTCTGTCCTTGGATGATGGAGCTGCCGGTGAGCCAGACAAGATGAATGATGGCAAGGGGTCTCACAAAAGCAGACAcccccgccgccaccaccatcaccatcatgatcaccatgcCAACTTTGCTGAACCCAGTGACGGGAAGCAACTCGTGTAA